The following proteins are co-located in the Hydrogenophaga sp. RAC07 genome:
- a CDS encoding hydroxymethylglutaryl-CoA lyase — translation MSNLPTSVEFHEEGPREGFQMEPKTYPLADRAALIDALSLSGLRQIQVASFVSARAVPQMADTSELFAAIIKRPGTRYTALWLNDNGFERARACEQVDLDGKLMFYTTEPFSQRNNNCSVAEMRERQLGWLDRYIALGIPVEKAYVITAFGCNLGGAVPLSVLTDQVRWLVDACADRRVPLPAVYLADTMGWANPEEIKRRVGAVRAILPEAQIGLHLHDTRGVGGANVYAALQMGVRLFDSSVAGLGGCPFAGHTHGGAAGNICTEDMVFMCQELGIETGIDLEALIEASLLAERVIGRTLSGHVMHSGSLKGFRAGQRMQEICGAVR, via the coding sequence ATGAGCAACTTGCCTACCTCCGTCGAGTTCCATGAGGAGGGACCGCGCGAGGGCTTCCAGATGGAGCCAAAAACCTATCCGCTGGCGGACCGCGCCGCGCTGATTGATGCCTTGAGCCTCTCGGGTCTGAGGCAGATCCAGGTTGCGTCCTTTGTCAGTGCGCGCGCGGTGCCGCAGATGGCCGACACGTCCGAATTGTTCGCCGCCATCATCAAGCGCCCTGGTACCCGCTACACGGCGCTTTGGCTCAACGACAACGGCTTCGAGCGGGCGCGCGCCTGTGAACAGGTGGATCTGGACGGCAAGCTGATGTTCTACACAACCGAGCCGTTTTCGCAGCGCAACAACAATTGCAGCGTGGCCGAGATGCGTGAACGCCAGCTCGGCTGGCTGGACCGCTACATCGCCCTGGGCATTCCGGTGGAAAAGGCCTACGTGATCACGGCCTTTGGCTGCAATCTCGGTGGCGCCGTGCCGCTGTCGGTCCTCACCGATCAGGTCCGCTGGCTGGTCGATGCCTGCGCCGACCGGCGTGTGCCGCTGCCGGCGGTCTACTTGGCCGACACCATGGGCTGGGCAAATCCCGAGGAGATCAAGCGCCGCGTCGGCGCGGTGCGCGCGATCCTGCCGGAGGCTCAGATCGGCCTGCACCTGCACGACACGCGCGGCGTCGGCGGTGCCAACGTTTATGCCGCCTTGCAAATGGGCGTGCGGCTGTTCGACAGTTCGGTCGCCGGTCTGGGCGGCTGTCCGTTCGCGGGTCACACGCACGGTGGCGCGGCCGGCAATATCTGCACCGAAGACATGGTGTTCATGTGCCAGGAACTGGGCATCGAGACCGGCATCGATTTAGAGGCGCTGATCGAGGCGTCCCTTCTGGCCGAACGCGTCATCGGCCGCACCCTGTCGGGCCATGTGATGCACAGCGGCTCGCTCAAGGGATTTCGCGCCGGCCAGCGAATGCAAGAGATTTGTGGGGCGGTGCGCTGA
- a CDS encoding acetyl/propionyl/methylcrotonyl-CoA carboxylase subunit alpha produces the protein MLKKVLIANRGEIACRIARTCRKLGLEVATVHSSADRFARHVREIGESVELGGAAPSESYLNIDAIIAAARRVGADAVHPGYGFVSENPAFVRALDAAGLTFIGPRADTIERVGGKASAKREAARLGVPVIPGSESGMTDPAEVLNLVRGMKLPVLLKAVAGGGGRGMAVVETLEGLESRIESAMREAEKAFGNGELIVERYLPHVRHLEVQVAGDGQGHAIHLFERECTLQRRHQKVIEEAPSSGLSPRLREAILADAVKLASGVNYRGLGTVEFVVTGEEYYFLEVNPRLQVEHPVTEEVTGLDLVELQLRIADTDSLPLAQADVRCTGHAFEARLCAEDAAAGFLPATGRLQVVDFSRAGVRVESGVDSGDEISPHYDSMIAKLIAHGPDRESARRALVAGLRESTVIGLVTNLEFLHELLEWPETRDATFHTRLIDERHAQRGVVAPAAPPLEHLAAAALHWLAQRRAESSALGCWTLWDGFTGWRLSSGPIQAAPQPVLVLKAGAAEWPVRFSMRDDQGSSALVIGEQKVRATLQPLAGGRFLLQCGGRALELTIRGDAWQAELASALGSSLFTARPYLGGGAGDAAASGQLGAPMMGKVVAVKSAVGEKVSIGQTVIVLESMKMELHVMAPFEGSLSSLRCRVGDMVERHQVLAEVSPA, from the coding sequence ATGCTTAAGAAAGTCCTCATTGCCAACCGCGGCGAGATCGCCTGCCGCATTGCCCGCACCTGCCGCAAGCTCGGCCTGGAAGTGGCCACCGTGCACTCCAGTGCCGACCGGTTTGCCCGCCATGTGCGTGAGATCGGTGAATCGGTCGAACTCGGGGGTGCAGCGCCCAGCGAGAGTTATCTGAACATCGATGCCATCATCGCGGCGGCCCGGCGTGTGGGCGCCGACGCCGTTCATCCGGGCTACGGTTTTGTCTCGGAAAATCCCGCCTTTGTGCGCGCACTGGATGCGGCTGGCTTGACCTTCATTGGACCCCGGGCCGACACCATCGAGCGCGTCGGCGGCAAAGCCAGTGCCAAGCGCGAGGCAGCCCGTCTCGGCGTGCCGGTCATTCCCGGCAGCGAAAGCGGCATGACCGACCCAGCCGAGGTGTTGAATCTGGTGCGCGGTATGAAGCTGCCCGTGCTGCTCAAGGCCGTGGCTGGTGGCGGTGGCCGTGGCATGGCGGTGGTCGAGACGCTGGAGGGGCTGGAGTCGCGCATCGAGAGTGCCATGCGTGAGGCCGAAAAAGCCTTCGGCAACGGCGAACTGATCGTCGAGCGCTACCTGCCGCATGTGCGCCACCTGGAGGTGCAGGTGGCCGGTGACGGCCAGGGCCACGCCATTCACCTGTTCGAGCGCGAGTGCACCTTGCAGCGACGCCATCAAAAAGTGATCGAAGAAGCGCCGTCAAGCGGTCTGAGCCCGCGTCTGCGTGAAGCTATCCTGGCCGATGCGGTCAAGCTGGCCTCTGGCGTGAATTACCGCGGCCTGGGCACGGTTGAGTTTGTCGTCACGGGTGAAGAATATTATTTCCTGGAGGTCAATCCTCGCTTGCAGGTCGAACACCCGGTGACCGAAGAAGTCACCGGCCTCGATCTGGTCGAACTGCAACTGCGCATTGCCGACACGGACAGCCTGCCGCTGGCGCAAGCCGACGTGCGGTGCACCGGTCACGCCTTCGAGGCCAGGCTGTGCGCTGAAGACGCCGCTGCGGGATTTTTGCCGGCTACCGGGCGGTTGCAGGTGGTCGATTTTTCGCGCGCGGGCGTGCGCGTCGAGTCCGGGGTAGACAGTGGCGACGAAATCTCGCCGCACTACGACTCGATGATCGCCAAGCTCATCGCGCACGGGCCCGACCGCGAGTCGGCGCGCCGGGCGCTGGTGGCCGGATTGCGCGAAAGCACGGTGATCGGCCTGGTCACCAACCTGGAATTTCTGCATGAACTGCTGGAATGGCCGGAGACCCGCGATGCCACATTTCACACCCGCCTGATCGACGAGCGCCACGCGCAGCGCGGCGTGGTGGCTCCCGCCGCGCCGCCTCTTGAGCATCTGGCTGCTGCCGCGCTGCACTGGCTGGCGCAACGGCGTGCCGAGTCGTCCGCGCTGGGCTGCTGGACCCTCTGGGACGGTTTCACGGGCTGGCGCCTGAGCAGTGGGCCGATTCAGGCCGCACCCCAGCCGGTCCTTGTGTTGAAGGCGGGCGCGGCGGAATGGCCCGTGCGGTTTTCGATGCGCGATGACCAGGGCAGCAGTGCGCTGGTCATTGGCGAGCAAAAGGTGCGCGCTACGCTGCAGCCGCTCGCGGGCGGACGCTTCCTGCTGCAATGTGGTGGGCGGGCGCTGGAACTGACGATCCGGGGCGACGCGTGGCAGGCCGAGCTCGCCAGCGCGTTGGGCAGCAGCTTGTTCACGGCACGACCCTATCTGGGGGGGGGCGCCGGTGACGCTGCCGCCAGCGGTCAATTGGGCGCGCCAATGATGGGCAAGGTGGTGGCGGTCAAGTCGGCGGTCGGTGAGAAGGTTTCCATCGGCCAGACCGTGATCGTGCTCGAATCGATGAAGATGGAGCTGCACGTCATGGCGCCATTCGAAGGCAGCCTGAGCAGCCTGCGCTGCCGGGTCGGCGACATGGTTGAGCGCCACCAAGTGCTGGCCGAAGTCAGCCCGGCTTGA
- a CDS encoding carboxyl transferase domain-containing protein: MTILSSRISTSDDEFRLNQKAYQAVIADLQSRRQLALAGGPPKAREKHLARNKILPRHRVEVLLDPGSPFLEVGMLAGEGMYDGVPPGASIITGIGLVQGRPCMIIANDATVKGGTYYGMTCKKHVRAQQIAWAHRLPCITLVDSGGAFLPEMANIFPDVGQFGSIFNNQVRMSAEGIQQIAVVMGPCTAGGAYIPALCDEAVIVKEQGYMYLGGPELTFAATGETVDAESLGGAKMHCSVSGVTDHIAEDDRHALAITREIVRDLGEQPKPRWTRQPSVPPRFDPREIYGIISRDTKIPTDTREILARFVDDSRFQEFKPMYGDTLLTGFARIHGHEVGILANQGVLFPESAMKAAHFIDLCCQRDIPLLFMADVTGFMVGRAAEQAGIAKAGAKMITAMASANVPKYTIIMGASYGAGYLAMCGRPFNPTAMFAWPTGRAAIMGPDQAATVMALVRRQINKTEGKEWTPEEEEAFKAPVRKIYEDFQPAANFSSNLWVDGIIDPVETRDAMGLLLDLASRTAAKPTPFGVFRF, from the coding sequence ATGACCATCCTTTCCTCCCGCATATCGACTTCCGACGACGAATTTCGGCTCAACCAAAAAGCCTACCAGGCCGTGATTGCGGACCTGCAAAGCCGTCGCCAACTGGCGCTGGCCGGAGGCCCCCCGAAAGCGCGGGAAAAACACCTGGCGCGCAACAAGATCCTGCCGCGCCATCGCGTCGAAGTGCTGCTCGATCCAGGTTCGCCTTTCCTAGAGGTCGGCATGCTTGCCGGCGAGGGCATGTACGACGGCGTGCCGCCGGGTGCCAGCATCATCACCGGCATCGGTCTGGTGCAGGGCCGTCCGTGCATGATCATTGCCAACGACGCCACCGTGAAGGGTGGCACCTACTACGGCATGACCTGCAAGAAGCATGTGCGGGCGCAGCAAATTGCCTGGGCACACCGCTTGCCCTGCATCACGCTGGTGGACAGCGGTGGCGCCTTCCTGCCTGAGATGGCCAACATCTTTCCCGATGTGGGGCAGTTCGGCAGCATTTTCAACAACCAGGTACGCATGTCGGCCGAGGGTATCCAGCAGATTGCCGTGGTGATGGGGCCTTGCACGGCGGGTGGCGCCTACATCCCGGCGCTGTGCGACGAGGCGGTGATTGTCAAGGAACAAGGCTATATGTACCTCGGTGGCCCCGAGTTGACCTTTGCCGCCACCGGCGAGACGGTGGATGCAGAGTCGCTGGGCGGCGCCAAGATGCACTGCAGCGTCAGCGGTGTCACTGATCATATTGCCGAAGATGACCGCCACGCGCTGGCCATCACGCGTGAAATCGTACGGGACCTGGGTGAGCAGCCCAAGCCACGCTGGACGCGTCAGCCGTCGGTGCCTCCGCGCTTCGATCCGCGCGAGATTTACGGCATCATCAGCCGCGACACCAAAATCCCGACCGACACGCGCGAGATTCTGGCGCGTTTCGTCGATGACAGCCGGTTCCAGGAATTCAAGCCGATGTACGGCGACACCCTGCTGACCGGCTTTGCTCGCATCCATGGCCACGAGGTTGGCATCCTGGCCAACCAGGGCGTGCTGTTCCCGGAAAGCGCGATGAAGGCGGCGCACTTCATCGATCTGTGCTGCCAGCGAGACATCCCTCTGCTGTTCATGGCCGACGTGACCGGCTTCATGGTCGGGCGCGCCGCCGAGCAGGCTGGCATTGCCAAAGCCGGGGCCAAGATGATCACGGCGATGGCCTCGGCCAACGTGCCCAAGTACACCATCATCATGGGCGCCTCTTACGGTGCAGGTTACCTGGCGATGTGTGGCCGCCCGTTCAACCCGACCGCGATGTTTGCTTGGCCGACCGGCCGCGCGGCCATCATGGGTCCGGATCAGGCCGCCACGGTGATGGCACTGGTGCGCAGACAGATCAACAAGACCGAGGGAAAAGAGTGGACGCCCGAGGAAGAAGAGGCGTTCAAGGCGCCGGTACGCAAGATTTACGAAGACTTCCAGCCTGCTGCGAACTTCTCCTCGAATTTGTGGGTGGACGGCATCATCGATCCGGTGGAAACACGCGACGCCATGGGACTGCTGCTCGACCTCGCATCCCGGACTGCCGCCAAACCGACGCCGTTCGGTGTCTTCCGTTTTTAA
- a CDS encoding enoyl-CoA hydratase/isomerase family protein: MIQTSPVEISRAGAVGIIELARPEKFNCLSMSVHAAIEAAIDGFEKSDSGVRAILIRAQGKHFCTGADLDEVKSLRGDPARLKHFISYGHSVLKRLERSDLPVVAACQGLTLAGGSELMLACDIIFAAKDARFGDQHAQFGLIPGWGGSQRMPRIAGLRRGLDLFFSARWIDAATAEQWGLVNYVVEPEQLGEAALAYCSKIATRSRIGMATMKRLARQGMEGSSEVGLQLEEDLASAALLDDDVSEGLAAFEARRTPVFKA, encoded by the coding sequence ATGATTCAGACATCCCCAGTGGAGATCAGCCGTGCCGGCGCCGTTGGAATTATCGAGTTAGCCCGCCCCGAAAAATTCAATTGCCTGTCGATGTCCGTTCATGCGGCCATCGAGGCCGCCATCGACGGATTCGAGAAATCCGACTCCGGTGTGCGCGCCATTCTGATCCGGGCGCAAGGCAAGCACTTCTGCACCGGCGCCGATCTGGATGAGGTGAAGTCGCTGCGTGGCGATCCAGCCAGGCTCAAGCACTTCATCAGCTATGGTCACAGCGTGCTCAAGCGCCTGGAACGCAGCGATTTGCCGGTGGTGGCGGCCTGCCAGGGTCTGACCCTGGCCGGTGGCAGCGAACTGATGCTGGCCTGCGACATCATCTTTGCGGCCAAGGACGCGCGCTTTGGCGACCAGCATGCCCAGTTCGGCCTGATTCCCGGGTGGGGCGGCAGCCAGCGCATGCCACGCATTGCGGGTCTGCGCCGTGGCCTGGACCTGTTCTTTTCGGCGCGCTGGATCGATGCCGCCACCGCCGAGCAGTGGGGGCTGGTGAACTATGTGGTCGAGCCTGAGCAGTTGGGTGAAGCGGCGCTGGCGTATTGCAGCAAGATCGCCACGCGCAGCCGCATCGGCATGGCCACCATGAAACGTTTGGCACGGCAAGGCATGGAGGGTTCGTCGGAGGTCGGTCTCCAGCTTGAGGAAGACCTGGCCAGCGCGGCTCTGCTCGATGACGACGTCAGCGAAGGTCTGGCGGCCTTCGAGGCACGCCGTACACCGGTGTTCAAGGCCTGA
- a CDS encoding acyl-CoA dehydrogenase family protein has product MMFDDDQIALRDVARRFAREKLRPDYQKRESQPGIDRALFKEMGSLGLIGVDLPEEYGGLGLSGVTAGMITEEIAYGDFNVSYMQLLSSLMGAIIHANASPELARTWNSRIVAGEAIVALGLTEPRGGSDAANLQLKARRVGDEYVLSGEKTSITFADQADAMVLFARTGKPEDVARGISAFLVDLNQPGVQRTRFNDVGSKIIGRGSVFFDDVRVPVENRLGEEGKGFTQVMQGFDFSRILIALQCVAAAQASIDEAWEYVKERQTFGAPLAQYQGVSFPLVEFETLIAACRQLCYHGLALRDAGQPHTAEAAMVKWMGPKTAFDAIHQCLLTFGHYGWSMDLPHQQRLRDVMGLEIGDGTAQIMKLIVARERVGRAAVQYAKESKK; this is encoded by the coding sequence ATGATGTTCGACGATGACCAGATTGCGCTGCGTGACGTGGCGCGCCGCTTTGCACGAGAGAAGCTCAGGCCCGATTACCAGAAGCGCGAATCGCAACCTGGCATCGACCGGGCCTTGTTCAAGGAAATGGGTTCGCTCGGTCTGATCGGTGTTGATCTGCCCGAGGAATATGGCGGCTTGGGCCTCAGTGGCGTCACGGCCGGCATGATCACCGAGGAAATTGCCTATGGTGACTTCAACGTCAGCTACATGCAGCTGCTCAGTTCGCTGATGGGCGCCATCATCCATGCCAATGCGTCCCCCGAGCTGGCGCGCACCTGGAACAGCCGGATCGTGGCGGGCGAGGCCATCGTCGCGCTGGGTCTGACCGAACCACGGGGCGGCTCGGATGCCGCCAATCTGCAACTCAAGGCGCGTCGCGTGGGCGACGAGTACGTGCTTTCCGGCGAGAAAACCTCCATCACTTTTGCCGACCAGGCCGATGCCATGGTGTTGTTCGCACGCACCGGAAAGCCCGAGGATGTCGCACGAGGCATCAGCGCCTTCCTGGTCGATCTGAATCAGCCCGGCGTGCAACGCACGCGCTTCAACGATGTTGGTAGCAAGATCATCGGCCGTGGTTCGGTGTTTTTCGACGATGTGCGGGTGCCGGTCGAGAACCGGCTGGGCGAGGAGGGCAAAGGCTTCACGCAGGTGATGCAGGGCTTTGACTTCAGCCGCATCCTGATCGCGCTGCAGTGCGTGGCCGCCGCGCAGGCCTCGATCGACGAAGCCTGGGAATACGTGAAGGAACGCCAGACCTTTGGCGCGCCGCTGGCGCAGTACCAGGGCGTGAGCTTTCCCCTTGTCGAGTTCGAGACCCTGATCGCCGCTTGCCGCCAGCTCTGCTACCACGGCCTGGCCCTGCGCGATGCCGGTCAGCCGCACACCGCGGAAGCGGCCATGGTCAAGTGGATGGGCCCCAAGACCGCTTTTGACGCGATTCACCAGTGCCTGCTGACCTTTGGGCACTATGGCTGGTCGATGGACCTGCCTCACCAGCAGCGCCTGCGCGACGTGATGGGCCTGGAAATCGGCGACGGAACGGCGCAAATCATGAAGCTGATCGTTGCCCGCGAGCGCGTGGGACGCGCCGCCGTGCAGTACGCCAAGGAGAGCAAGAAATGA
- a CDS encoding NADPH-dependent 2,4-dienoyl-CoA reductase: MSTEATVFFPTLLSVLKVGAHTLRNRTLMGSMHTRLESLDRSIDRLSLFYAERARGGAGLIVTGGYAPCQDGLLDETGPLLITTAQADVLRPIPQAVHAEGGKIILQILHTGRYAKVARPVGASDIPSPINSRAPRALSTAEVWQTVEDYVRCAELAQRAGFDGVEIMGSEGYLLNQFTVTRTNNRSDEFGGSMENRHRLPVEIVRRTRERLGSQFLLMYRVSALDLVEGGAPADDIIQLAQAVQAAGADILNTGIGWHEARIPTIAYVVPRAAWRFAAARIKQAVTIPVIVSNRINTPDLAEEILASGDADMVSMARPFLADADFVRKAAQGRADEINTCIACNQACLDYIFADRPATCLVNPRAGRELEFSLMPSRAMQRKVAVIGAGAAGLACALTAAERGHAVTLFEAGPEIGGQLNLARAVPGKQEFNELLRYFRQGVARHGVTLRLNSRADAPSLAAGHYDRIVIATGVRPRLPQLLGMAHPKVMSYADLLSGRVQAGRRVAVIGAGGIGFDVATFLLHDEHEGNAANAPQALEQFYAEWGVDTSPAAAGGLKPAQPISAPREVTLLQRKPEKPGRSLGMSTGWALKAELARRGLRTLPGCVYEHIDDAGLHLRVNGVPQTLNVDTIVICAGQDSENALVAELRALGLAPDVIGGAELAAELDALRAIDQGTRLGLAI, translated from the coding sequence ATGTCCACCGAAGCCACTGTTTTCTTTCCGACGCTACTCTCCGTCCTGAAGGTAGGCGCGCACACCCTTCGCAACCGAACGCTGATGGGATCGATGCACACACGTCTGGAGTCGCTGGACCGGTCGATCGACCGGCTGTCCCTGTTCTATGCCGAGCGCGCACGCGGCGGCGCGGGCCTGATTGTCACGGGCGGCTATGCCCCCTGCCAGGATGGCCTGCTGGATGAAACGGGTCCCCTGCTTATCACGACGGCACAAGCCGATGTGCTCAGACCGATCCCTCAGGCGGTGCACGCCGAGGGCGGCAAGATCATTCTGCAAATCCTGCACACAGGGCGCTACGCAAAAGTCGCCAGGCCAGTGGGCGCTTCTGACATCCCCTCCCCGATCAACTCCCGCGCGCCTCGCGCCTTGAGCACGGCCGAAGTCTGGCAAACGGTGGAAGACTATGTACGCTGTGCCGAACTGGCGCAACGCGCCGGCTTCGACGGCGTCGAGATCATGGGCTCGGAGGGCTACCTGCTCAACCAGTTCACCGTCACGCGCACGAACAACCGCAGCGACGAATTTGGCGGCAGCATGGAAAATCGTCATCGCCTGCCGGTGGAGATCGTGCGGCGCACGCGCGAACGCCTGGGGTCGCAGTTTCTGCTCATGTATCGGGTTTCGGCGCTCGATCTGGTCGAGGGCGGTGCCCCGGCTGACGACATCATCCAGCTCGCCCAGGCGGTGCAGGCCGCAGGCGCTGACATCCTCAATACAGGCATCGGCTGGCACGAAGCGCGCATCCCGACCATTGCCTACGTGGTGCCGCGCGCGGCGTGGCGCTTTGCGGCGGCCCGCATCAAACAAGCAGTGACGATTCCTGTCATCGTCTCCAACCGGATCAACACGCCCGATCTGGCCGAAGAAATCCTGGCCAGCGGTGACGCCGATATGGTGTCGATGGCGCGCCCCTTCCTGGCCGATGCCGACTTCGTACGCAAGGCGGCGCAGGGCCGCGCCGATGAGATCAACACCTGCATCGCCTGCAACCAAGCCTGTCTCGACTACATCTTCGCCGACCGCCCCGCCACCTGTCTGGTCAATCCACGCGCCGGGCGCGAGCTGGAGTTCTCGCTGATGCCGTCACGGGCCATGCAGCGCAAGGTGGCGGTGATCGGTGCCGGCGCGGCCGGACTGGCCTGCGCGCTGACTGCGGCGGAACGCGGTCATGCGGTCACCCTGTTCGAGGCTGGACCCGAGATTGGCGGCCAGTTAAACCTGGCCCGGGCCGTGCCGGGCAAGCAGGAGTTCAACGAACTGTTGCGCTATTTCAGGCAAGGCGTGGCTCGGCATGGCGTGACGCTCAGGCTCAACAGCCGGGCGGATGCCCCATCTCTAGCTGCCGGTCACTACGACCGCATCGTGATAGCCACCGGCGTGCGCCCGCGCCTGCCGCAGCTCCTGGGCATGGCTCACCCGAAAGTGATGAGCTATGCCGATCTGCTGTCGGGTCGGGTGCAGGCAGGCCGCCGGGTCGCGGTGATCGGCGCCGGTGGCATCGGTTTCGATGTAGCCACCTTCCTGCTGCATGACGAGCATGAGGGTAATGCTGCCAACGCGCCTCAGGCGCTTGAGCAGTTTTACGCTGAATGGGGCGTCGATACCTCGCCCGCAGCTGCGGGTGGCCTCAAACCGGCACAGCCAATCAGCGCGCCACGCGAAGTCACCCTGTTGCAGAGAAAACCTGAAAAGCCTGGACGCAGTCTGGGTATGTCCACTGGCTGGGCACTCAAGGCCGAGCTGGCGCGGCGCGGCCTGCGCACGCTGCCAGGATGCGTCTATGAACACATCGATGACGCCGGGCTGCACCTGCGCGTCAACGGTGTACCGCAGACGCTGAACGTGGACACCATCGTGATTTGCGCCGGCCAGGACAGCGAGAACGCGCTGGTCGCCGAATTGCGCGCGCTCGGCCTGGCGCCCGATGTCATCGGCGGCGCCGAGCTGGCCGCCGAACTCGACGCCTTGCGCGCCATTGACCAAGGCACACGCCTCGGTCTGGCGATTTGA